The Tubulanus polymorphus chromosome 1, tnTubPoly1.2, whole genome shotgun sequence genome contains a region encoding:
- the LOC141915206 gene encoding uncharacterized protein LOC141915206: MQDPDRVSADRPEGPSPGTSGTGKGAGHGNPSRSRSRRSRSSPEVELSDAFSAGGSDFDYESDAVSDNDLRSTVQSACSNKRVRRASLSPSFGSSPESYDKTKRKTKGHRSSRKRSASSGARSPSVESETFDRCDPNEEEKANSWSLSKSQNKYLEKHFTEFLKEDIIQSNVLKDSPVPNSEILTVPKLQEDMLNLLPFNLREPSSKLDENLARVGQRIRQISGLLGLFWQELEKARENPEDMLELNSLIQLVEKSFLLVGQAFVWNNFVRRVAFMSTLVKNFRKANSIVKDNGAILSKNRRRLFRSKFYRALHKKALESKKAREIRQSLTPNSRPRSF, from the coding sequence ATGCAGGACCCTGATAGAGTGTCCGCTGACCGACCAGAAGGTCCTAGCCCCGGTACTAGTGGTACAGGAAAGGGGGCAGGTCACGGAAATCCATCTCGCAGCCGATCACGGAGATCGCGATCATCTCCGGAAGTCGAGCTTTCGGATGCTTTCTCCGCCGGAGGGTCAGATTTTGACTATGAATCCGACGCGGTAAGTGATAATGACTTGCGTTCAACAGTTCAATCGGCATGTTCTAATAAACGGGTTCGTAGGGCCAGTTTAAGCCCTAGTTTCGGTTCGTCGCCAGAATCGTACGATAAAACGAAACGTAAGACTAAGGGACACAGATCGAGCCGCAAACGTTCTGCCTCATCTGGGGCTCGCTCACCATCTGTAGAATCTGAAACTTTTGACAGATGTGACCCAAATGAGGAGGAGAAAGCAAACTCATGGTCACTCAGTAAGAGTCAAAATAAATACTTGGAGaaacattttactgaattCCTCAAAGAAGACATTATTCAAAGTAATGTTTTAAAGGACAGTCCCGTTCCGAACAGTGAGATATTGACTGTACCTAAACTACAGGAGGATATGCTTAATCTTCTCCCGTTTAATCTGCGGGAACCGTCTTCGAAGCTTGATGAGAACTTGGCCAGAGTTGGGCAGCGTATCAGACAAATATCGGGCCTGTTAGGTTTATTCTGGCAGGAGTTAGAGAAAGCCAGGGAAAACCCGGAAGATATGCTAGAGTTAAACTCCCTTATCCAGTTGGTGGAGAAAAGTTTCTTGCTCGTGGGTCAAGCGTTTGTGTGGAACAACTTTGTTCGTCGAGTTGCTTTTATGTCAACTCTAGTCAAGAATTTTCGGAAGGCAAACAGCATTGTCAAAGATAATGGAGCAATCTTATCGAAAAACAGGCGGAGGCTCTTTAGATCAAAATTCTACAGGGCTCTGCACAAGAAGGCCTTGGAATCCAAAAAGGCTAGGGAAATACGTCAAAGTTTGACGCCGAATTCCCGGCCGAGATCGTTCTGA